A portion of the Leptospira mtsangambouensis genome contains these proteins:
- the groL gene encoding chaperonin GroEL (60 kDa chaperone family; promotes refolding of misfolded polypeptides especially under stressful conditions; forms two stacked rings of heptamers to form a barrel-shaped 14mer; ends can be capped by GroES; misfolded proteins enter the barrel where they are refolded when GroES binds): protein MAKTIEFDESARRKLLSGVNKLANAVKVTLGPKGRNVVIDKKFGAPTITKDGVTVAKEIELEDAIENMGAQMVKEVSTKTNDIAGDGTTTATILAQAIINEGLKNVTAGANPMALKHGIDKAVLAAVEEIKKHAIKINSKAEYANVATISANNDPEIGNLIAQAFDKVGKEGVITVDEAKSIETTLDIVEGMQFDRGYVSPYMVTDPEAMIATFNDPFILIYDKKIASMKDLLPVLEKIAQAGRPLVIIAEEVEGEALATIVVNTLRKTIQCVAVKAPGFGDRRKAMLEDIAILTGGQVISEDLGMKLENADVKMLGRAKKVVVDKENTTIIEGAGASKDIQGRVNQIKKQIEDTTSDYDREKLQERLAKLAGGVAVIHVGAATEVEMKEKKARVEDALSATRAAVEEGIVPGGGLTLLRAQDAVKALKLSGDEQTGANIILRALEEPIRMITSNAGLEGSVIVEQARARKGNEGFNALTMVWEDLIKAGVVDPAKVVRSALQNAASIGAMILTTEVTITDKPEPKDAGAGMAGMGGMGGMGGMGGMM, encoded by the coding sequence ATGGCTAAAACAATTGAATTTGATGAATCAGCACGTAGAAAACTTCTTAGCGGAGTAAACAAACTTGCTAACGCAGTAAAGGTGACTCTTGGACCAAAAGGTCGTAACGTAGTCATCGACAAAAAATTTGGAGCACCTACTATCACTAAAGACGGTGTAACGGTTGCTAAAGAAATCGAATTAGAAGACGCAATCGAAAACATGGGCGCGCAAATGGTGAAGGAAGTTTCTACAAAAACTAACGACATCGCAGGTGACGGAACAACAACTGCTACCATCCTTGCACAAGCTATCATCAACGAAGGTTTGAAAAACGTAACTGCGGGTGCAAACCCAATGGCTCTCAAACACGGGATTGACAAAGCAGTTCTTGCAGCTGTTGAAGAAATCAAAAAACACGCTATTAAAATCAATAGCAAAGCAGAATACGCAAACGTTGCCACTATCTCTGCAAACAATGATCCAGAAATCGGTAACCTAATTGCGCAAGCTTTTGACAAAGTAGGTAAAGAAGGTGTGATCACTGTTGATGAAGCAAAATCAATTGAAACCACTCTTGATATCGTAGAAGGTATGCAATTTGATCGTGGATACGTATCACCTTATATGGTAACTGATCCAGAAGCAATGATCGCAACTTTTAACGATCCATTCATCTTAATTTACGACAAAAAAATTGCTTCGATGAAAGACCTTCTTCCTGTGCTCGAAAAAATTGCACAAGCAGGAAGACCACTCGTCATCATCGCAGAAGAAGTAGAAGGCGAAGCTCTTGCTACTATCGTAGTAAACACTCTTCGTAAAACCATCCAATGTGTGGCTGTAAAAGCTCCTGGTTTTGGTGATAGAAGAAAAGCAATGCTTGAAGACATTGCAATCCTTACTGGCGGACAAGTGATTTCTGAAGACCTCGGAATGAAACTTGAAAACGCTGATGTGAAGATGCTCGGTCGCGCTAAAAAAGTGGTAGTGGATAAAGAAAACACAACCATCATCGAAGGTGCTGGTGCTTCTAAAGACATCCAAGGTCGAGTCAACCAAATCAAAAAACAAATCGAAGATACAACTTCTGATTACGATCGTGAAAAACTCCAAGAACGCCTTGCAAAACTTGCTGGTGGTGTTGCGGTAATCCACGTTGGTGCAGCGACTGAAGTAGAAATGAAAGAGAAAAAAGCTCGTGTAGAAGATGCTCTTTCTGCAACTCGCGCGGCTGTAGAAGAAGGTATTGTTCCTGGTGGTGGACTCACACTACTACGTGCGCAAGATGCTGTAAAAGCTCTTAAACTCAGTGGTGACGAACAAACAGGTGCTAACATCATCTTACGTGCATTAGAAGAACCTATCCGTATGATCACTTCCAATGCTGGTCTTGAAGGATCTGTAATTGTAGAACAAGCTCGTGCCCGCAAAGGAAACGAAGGATTCAACGCACTCACTATGGTTTGGGAAGACCTAATCAAAGCAGGTGTTGTTGACCCAGCAAAAGTGGTTCGTTCTGCTCTTCAAAACGCAGCGTCCATTGGAGCAATGATCCTCACGACAGAAGTTACCATTACTGACAAACCAGAACCGAAAGATGCAGGTGCTGGCATGGCCGGTATGGGAGGAATGGGTGGTATGGGAGGAATGGGCGGCATGATGTAA
- a CDS encoding response regulator transcription factor: MTPKKKVLLVEDHAVTRVGVKHVVNSSTDFEVVGEAEHSSQIAPLLNDTRPDFVLLDLRIPGENVLNMVKDWKKEHPNLKVVTLTMLDEQPIVHSAIEAGVDGYLLKSDDLSSLTKNLNEIASGKTVYSKNLKLSFNRKPQDGKVANKKEKQILTLLGHGKTYQEIGTEIGLSKRTVEYHVGRLKDRFNAKTVAELIGRAKEQMLI; encoded by the coding sequence ATGACACCTAAAAAGAAGGTATTACTGGTTGAAGACCACGCCGTTACGCGCGTTGGCGTAAAACATGTTGTGAACTCTTCGACTGATTTTGAAGTCGTGGGGGAGGCGGAACATTCGTCGCAAATTGCCCCTCTCTTAAATGATACTAGGCCCGACTTTGTCCTACTCGATTTGCGAATCCCGGGTGAAAACGTGCTCAATATGGTGAAGGATTGGAAAAAAGAACATCCCAATTTAAAAGTGGTCACCCTCACGATGCTCGATGAACAACCCATTGTTCATTCAGCCATTGAAGCTGGAGTGGATGGATATCTTTTAAAAAGCGATGACCTTAGCAGTTTAACAAAAAACCTAAACGAAATTGCATCGGGAAAAACAGTATATTCCAAAAATCTAAAACTCAGTTTCAACCGCAAACCCCAAGATGGGAAAGTGGCAAACAAAAAGGAAAAACAAATTTTGACCCTTCTTGGACACGGAAAAACCTACCAAGAAATCGGAACAGAGATTGGCCTTTCCAAACGAACAGTGGAATACCATGTTGGCCGCCTAAAAGACCGGTTCAACGCTAAAACTGTAGCGGAACTCATTGGGCGTGCCAAAGAACAAATGTTAATCTAA
- the groES gene encoding co-chaperone GroES, which produces MASIKPLGDRVVVEPKNESEEKIGSIIVPDTAKEKPQEGKVIAVGQGRYEDGKLVPLEVKVGDTVLYGKYSGTEIKQGGRDLLIIRESDILGVVTN; this is translated from the coding sequence ATGGCATCAATCAAACCTTTAGGCGACCGAGTGGTCGTAGAGCCAAAGAATGAGTCAGAAGAAAAAATCGGATCCATCATCGTACCGGACACAGCGAAAGAAAAACCACAAGAAGGGAAAGTCATCGCAGTAGGACAAGGTCGTTATGAAGACGGAAAACTCGTTCCTTTAGAAGTAAAGGTAGGAGATACAGTTCTCTACGGAAAATACTCCGGAACAGAGATCAAACAAGGCGGACGTGATCTACTCATCATCCGTGAAAGCGACATCCTCGGTGTTGTGACAAACTAA
- a CDS encoding peptide chain release factor family protein has product MPLTFPVSVEKNLSLQRRMEVLGLSEKDLNERFIQSGGKGGQNVNKVATAVHLVHIPSGKQIKCSVYRTQGLNRYKARDLLCLELERELDPTKSESSIQKLRKKKQNKYRKAIKKKLEKEKLEWNDPM; this is encoded by the coding sequence ATGCCCTTAACCTTTCCCGTTTCTGTTGAAAAAAATTTATCACTACAGAGACGGATGGAAGTACTAGGACTTTCTGAAAAAGATCTAAACGAACGGTTCATTCAGTCCGGTGGTAAGGGTGGACAAAACGTAAATAAAGTTGCTACAGCAGTGCATTTGGTTCACATACCTTCGGGTAAACAAATCAAATGTTCCGTTTATAGAACCCAAGGTCTCAATCGTTATAAAGCGAGAGATTTGTTATGTTTGGAATTAGAAAGAGAATTGGATCCAACAAAGTCTGAATCCTCTATTCAAAAACTTCGTAAGAAAAAACAAAACAAATATCGTAAGGCTATCAAAAAGAAATTGGAGAAAGAAAAACTGGAATGGAACGATCCTATGTAA
- the flaA2 gene encoding flagellar filament outer layer protein FlaA2, translated as MGKLGMTKLLLGLFLSIGMLYAQADTGGQNTANTANDEDSPLRKIVLDDFEEAEDWRVKATTPLGETRTLKLVQRGLIKDVFDEKTVPEDGGDKVEKNHILGVKTHFAAKGLDRVELSPPHEYIIKGKVRQISVWVLGRKYRHTLFAKFRDYKDVTHNIRLGRLDFFGWRKLTATIPGFIPQSTRFALLDKNLHFVSLFVTSDVHEVAGDFYFYVDDLQVRTDRSEAKYPGSEIKDNW; from the coding sequence ATGGGGAAATTAGGAATGACCAAACTGTTGTTAGGCCTCTTCCTTTCAATAGGAATGTTGTACGCACAGGCAGATACTGGCGGACAAAATACAGCTAACACTGCAAATGATGAGGATAGCCCTCTTAGAAAAATCGTTTTAGATGATTTTGAAGAGGCTGAGGATTGGAGAGTAAAAGCTACCACTCCACTCGGAGAAACAAGAACTTTGAAACTCGTTCAACGCGGGCTCATCAAAGATGTATTCGATGAAAAAACTGTTCCAGAAGATGGCGGTGATAAAGTCGAAAAGAACCATATTTTAGGAGTCAAAACACATTTTGCTGCTAAAGGTTTGGATCGGGTTGAATTATCCCCTCCACATGAATACATCATCAAAGGGAAAGTAAGACAAATCTCTGTTTGGGTTCTCGGAAGAAAATACAGACATACTTTATTTGCAAAATTTAGAGATTATAAAGACGTAACACATAATATCCGTTTGGGTCGTTTGGATTTCTTCGGATGGAGAAAACTGACTGCGACCATTCCAGGTTTTATTCCACAAAGTACAAGATTTGCACTTTTAGATAAAAACCTTCATTTCGTTTCTCTTTTTGTGACATCTGATGTTCACGAAGTAGCAGGGGACTTTTACTTTTATGTAGATGACCTCCAAGTGAGAACCGACAGATCCGAAGCAAAATACCCTGGATCTGAAATTAAGGACAATTGGTAA
- a CDS encoding helicase HerA-like domain-containing protein, whose protein sequence is MAKKSDAFVSKIKEGYPSQGALYLGSGVFDGETFKEATVSIPLSTLNRHGLIAGATGTGKTKTLQLLTEGLSASGVPVVLMDIKGDLSGLAEPGEENDKIKERTKALGIDWKPSSYPVEFLSLSKEPGVRLRATIAEFGPVLISRILELNDTQSSVVSLVFKYCDDLGLPILDTKDFKKALQYINDAGKEELEKEYGTVSSQSISIILRKLIELEGQGGEDFFGEPSFDVNDLLQTESKKGNVSIIRLTDIQTKPRLFSTFMLSLLTEIYATFPEEGDLDKPKLVLFIDEAHLVFDEASNDLLKQLETMVRLIRSKGVGIIFCTQSPTDLPKEILGQLGLKIQHALRAFTANDRKAIKTASENYPETEFYDTKEVITTLGIGEAFITALSPKGSPTPLVHTLLAPPASRMGTLNPDELAAKIKKSDLVKKYETTLDRESAHEMLSKKMETIAEETEAAEEESGEKKTKSKRAKEKEDPSFVETLSKNPLAREVGRTVAKEVTRGLLGMLGVTPKRGSKRKKTGLFGF, encoded by the coding sequence ATGGCTAAAAAATCAGATGCATTTGTTTCAAAAATAAAAGAAGGGTATCCATCTCAAGGGGCACTTTACCTAGGTTCCGGAGTGTTTGATGGAGAAACATTTAAGGAAGCAACCGTTTCCATCCCCCTCTCCACTCTCAACAGGCACGGACTGATTGCTGGGGCCACAGGAACCGGCAAAACCAAAACTTTACAACTTTTAACCGAAGGTTTATCTGCATCAGGAGTTCCGGTTGTCCTTATGGACATCAAGGGAGACCTTTCGGGCCTTGCCGAACCGGGCGAAGAAAACGATAAAATCAAAGAAAGAACGAAGGCCCTTGGGATCGATTGGAAACCTTCCTCTTATCCGGTAGAATTTTTATCTTTATCCAAAGAACCAGGAGTAAGGCTTCGGGCCACCATTGCGGAATTTGGCCCTGTCCTCATTTCACGAATTTTGGAATTAAATGATACACAAAGCAGTGTGGTCTCTCTTGTTTTCAAATACTGCGACGATTTGGGTCTTCCCATCCTCGACACCAAAGATTTTAAAAAAGCCCTCCAATACATCAATGATGCCGGAAAAGAGGAATTAGAAAAAGAATACGGAACCGTTTCTTCCCAAAGTATTTCCATCATTTTGCGAAAACTGATCGAACTCGAAGGCCAAGGAGGCGAAGATTTTTTTGGGGAACCATCTTTTGATGTGAATGATCTTTTGCAGACAGAATCCAAAAAGGGAAATGTGTCCATCATTCGCCTAACAGACATTCAAACCAAACCTAGACTATTCTCCACTTTTATGTTGTCCCTACTCACAGAAATTTATGCGACCTTTCCTGAAGAAGGAGATTTAGATAAACCAAAACTTGTTTTATTCATTGATGAAGCCCACTTAGTTTTTGACGAAGCTTCGAATGATTTACTGAAACAACTAGAAACCATGGTGCGACTCATTCGCTCCAAAGGTGTGGGAATTATTTTTTGTACCCAATCTCCCACAGACTTACCCAAAGAAATTTTAGGCCAATTGGGATTAAAAATCCAACATGCCCTGCGGGCCTTCACAGCAAACGACCGCAAGGCGATCAAAACCGCTTCTGAAAATTATCCCGAAACAGAATTTTATGACACCAAAGAAGTGATCACCACACTGGGAATTGGGGAAGCTTTTATCACTGCCCTTAGTCCCAAAGGAAGTCCCACTCCCCTCGTCCATACCCTCCTTGCACCGCCAGCTTCGCGAATGGGGACTTTGAATCCTGACGAACTTGCTGCCAAAATTAAAAAATCAGATCTTGTTAAAAAATACGAAACCACTCTCGACCGCGAAAGTGCGCACGAAATGCTTTCTAAAAAAATGGAAACCATCGCTGAGGAAACCGAGGCAGCCGAAGAAGAGTCAGGTGAGAAAAAAACCAAGTCCAAACGGGCCAAAGAAAAGGAAGACCCGAGTTTTGTGGAAACCCTTTCCAAAAACCCGCTGGCTCGGGAAGTGGGACGGACCGTTGCCAAAGAGGTTACACGAGGGCTTCTCGGAATGCTTGGGGTCACACCCAAACGGGGCTCTAAACGCAAAAAAACCGGACTATTCGGGTTCTAA
- a CDS encoding DNA-binding protein: MDPEILTEKIVTQNKTFLVDLKKNQAGFYLKVSEWSNSKKSSIFLPAEGIDRMIEILNQFKSRISDNENTKDPELGAF, from the coding sequence GTGGACCCCGAAATCCTAACCGAGAAGATCGTAACACAAAATAAGACCTTCTTGGTGGATTTGAAGAAAAACCAGGCTGGATTCTACCTGAAAGTATCGGAATGGTCGAATAGCAAAAAATCCTCGATCTTTCTTCCGGCAGAAGGAATCGATCGTATGATCGAAATCTTGAATCAATTTAAAAGCCGGATATCCGATAATGAGAATACGAAAGACCCGGAGTTAGGAGCCTTTTAG
- a CDS encoding PP2C family protein-serine/threonine phosphatase translates to MERSYVKRIFIFLFPLFCFVSCFDSFLPYQSVKWSHEWEFRFLTEEELVGFRPAIEDLSLEYQHYSIPYISLEKPIPKYLSARIRFRDRFGYEEPALLLRGLVTFFDSYCGETKLQTQFFRIPSQDPSSSQPMIVYNRSFIPILPLPKECLGNYIYIVFFSDGILPIGFSEPPLFGDPTDHYKAIANRTQSFASLGFFFLILGLFSFYLYERRKKKQLLAFTWFSSISGIHFLSQSGFFGLFYYDSIHPSFIIFILTLFLIPISCLYFFEKLVGSGRWNVIRMMWQFHVLFSILILTLAFTDTISMSVGILTFVWLCLPTLVIQIIVAWGQVVLRKPKASLLVIGASALFVLNAHDILSSLGILDSVPRASHWGFFIFVVCLTLYGENLFRNSEIKYGTLQREIVTAARIQSAILPPSAPHWDQMDISVHYQPSHEVGGDFYDFQALGGRKFGILIADVVGHGLGASIIASLSKFAFFKAYKHWSNPSFLLSAMNEDLVKKSFGRFTTATYFHIDLESQKFMVSSAGHPSFFHWKSESNELVEIKPKGKPLGIMPGLTYGEEEYPFKIGDQFLFYTDGLTEEENADRLEYGEKRLAKSFLETIAKQSIDPMSSLLENFHYFTGLSGAPHDDITVIHLHVKA, encoded by the coding sequence ATGGAACGATCCTATGTAAAACGAATCTTCATTTTCCTATTTCCCTTGTTTTGTTTTGTATCTTGTTTTGATTCATTTCTTCCTTATCAATCTGTAAAATGGTCCCACGAATGGGAATTTCGATTTCTCACAGAAGAGGAGTTAGTTGGTTTTCGCCCGGCCATAGAGGATCTTTCTCTCGAATACCAACACTATTCTATTCCTTACATCAGTTTGGAAAAACCAATACCCAAATATCTTTCCGCCAGGATCCGTTTTCGTGATCGTTTTGGGTATGAAGAACCAGCACTGTTATTGCGTGGACTAGTTACTTTTTTTGATTCTTATTGTGGAGAGACGAAGTTACAAACCCAATTTTTTCGTATCCCATCCCAAGATCCTTCGTCCTCCCAACCAATGATTGTTTACAATCGGAGTTTTATTCCTATTTTACCTTTGCCCAAAGAATGTTTGGGGAATTATATTTATATTGTATTTTTTTCAGATGGAATATTACCAATTGGATTCTCTGAACCTCCATTGTTTGGTGACCCCACTGACCACTACAAAGCAATTGCCAATCGGACACAGTCATTTGCTTCACTTGGATTTTTCTTTTTGATTTTGGGCCTTTTTTCTTTTTACCTTTATGAAAGGAGAAAGAAAAAACAATTATTGGCCTTCACTTGGTTTTCGTCCATATCGGGGATTCACTTTTTATCCCAGTCTGGATTTTTTGGACTTTTTTATTACGATTCGATTCATCCTAGTTTTATCATTTTTATCCTTACTTTGTTTTTAATTCCCATCAGTTGTTTGTATTTTTTTGAGAAGTTGGTTGGGTCGGGTCGTTGGAACGTCATTCGAATGATGTGGCAGTTTCATGTTTTGTTTTCCATTCTGATTTTAACCTTAGCATTTACGGATACGATTTCAATGTCCGTAGGAATTCTAACATTTGTTTGGTTGTGTTTGCCAACCCTGGTCATACAGATCATTGTGGCTTGGGGGCAAGTTGTTTTACGAAAACCAAAAGCAAGTTTACTTGTGATTGGTGCATCCGCTCTATTTGTCTTAAATGCACACGATATTTTATCTTCTCTAGGAATTTTAGATTCAGTCCCAAGAGCTTCCCATTGGGGATTTTTTATTTTTGTGGTTTGTCTTACACTTTATGGAGAAAATTTGTTTCGCAATTCGGAAATAAAGTATGGAACTCTACAAAGAGAAATTGTCACTGCAGCAAGAATCCAAAGTGCCATCCTTCCTCCTTCCGCTCCGCATTGGGACCAAATGGATATATCTGTCCACTACCAACCATCCCATGAAGTCGGTGGGGATTTCTATGACTTTCAAGCATTAGGTGGTCGAAAATTTGGAATCCTGATTGCTGATGTGGTGGGGCATGGGTTAGGTGCATCCATCATTGCTTCTCTTTCCAAATTTGCTTTTTTTAAGGCATATAAACATTGGTCAAACCCTTCGTTTTTACTATCAGCGATGAACGAGGATTTGGTGAAAAAATCTTTTGGTCGATTTACCACTGCGACTTACTTTCATATCGATTTGGAATCTCAAAAATTTATGGTTTCGAGTGCAGGCCATCCCTCTTTTTTTCATTGGAAATCCGAATCAAATGAACTTGTGGAAATCAAACCCAAAGGAAAACCCCTTGGAATTATGCCAGGACTTACCTATGGGGAAGAAGAATATCCATTTAAGATTGGTGATCAGTTTTTATTTTATACAGATGGGTTAACGGAAGAAGAAAATGCGGACCGGTTGGAATACGGAGAAAAACGTCTTGCCAAATCCTTTTTGGAAACGATCGCCAAACAATCGATAGATCCTATGAGTAGTTTACTAGAAAACTTTCATTATTTTACAGGACTTTCTGGAGCCCCGCATGATGATATCACAGTCATTCATTTGCATGTAAAAGCATAA
- a CDS encoding hybrid sensor histidine kinase/response regulator, translating to MDVARLPIVSLSKYILIPLFVSVFVQCNRSIPSLAQAKNISAGVLDLSKEDPKTLDPFPLAGEWDAFPGELPETEEEFKALENKEPTKLAVPAYWVNQNLPAHGFVTYRLKLKVNEPINLMFYLRETSSAYRAYYHNVERGLVLLGSAGKVSKTKEGSIGYYLETARSFRATPSTVIYLQISNYLYSRGGPYYSPVLGEVGKTLLYLRFKERKKAFFFATFFVLALSHLFLFIHRKKDKSPLWFSLLCISWLVRILLFDRVSRDWFVASDWLEMFQIRLEYIAFCGIQVFSLLFFFQNQTNFFPQKYKRYLLLPILLEFLVILTTPYAVYTKLLIFSQAYMAFILTLAMVASFRSCLEKETRYIGSIILFGTFVILSATIYDSVVFFKRWDLPMLTELGFAIFCMCLAIVISKQNAHTWETAEYLTLNLRKEVEWKTLELKKEKEKAEKTGELKDKFISIVSHDIRSPLFGISSVFNLLTESPPSLSPERAKQVLGEASTGLKNILSMVEELIKYSRFQNASVFPDYQLFDFRQITDQLIERVQEMAGPKNITIITHMEESSIGIGDPNLIEHLIWNLLTNAVKFTKESGTVEISLTESNKHWSLKVIDTGIGMPPYWAEHILEEGFLFVRKGTADEMGAGVGIAFCKEVAERHGAELIVRSEEDHGTSVELLLPNFEKIVLVLDDNPGYRKQIRKVLKDLPCILWEEEYPDHALLSVGRLKPDLIIVDYSMPEKTGLDFLRDLYSNSEMEEIRSLLVSSSHTDPNTGYKLETTVIEIGGDAFLTKTSPDEKMVEAVKRLLDLEV from the coding sequence TTGGATGTGGCACGTCTCCCTATCGTTTCTCTTTCGAAATACATTCTAATCCCTCTCTTTGTTTCTGTTTTTGTCCAATGCAATCGCTCCATACCTTCTTTGGCCCAGGCGAAGAACATTTCTGCAGGTGTTCTTGATCTTTCCAAGGAAGATCCAAAAACTTTGGATCCCTTTCCCCTTGCCGGTGAGTGGGATGCCTTTCCGGGAGAACTCCCCGAAACAGAAGAAGAATTCAAAGCACTCGAGAATAAGGAACCTACAAAATTAGCAGTTCCCGCTTACTGGGTGAACCAAAACCTCCCCGCTCATGGTTTTGTTACATATCGTTTGAAACTAAAGGTAAACGAACCAATCAACCTAATGTTTTATTTGAGGGAAACTTCCTCTGCCTACCGGGCCTATTACCATAACGTAGAACGAGGACTTGTATTACTTGGTTCTGCAGGAAAGGTTTCCAAAACCAAAGAAGGGTCGATTGGTTATTATTTAGAAACTGCACGCTCATTTCGAGCCACTCCTTCCACAGTCATCTACTTACAAATTTCCAATTACCTTTACTCACGAGGTGGTCCTTATTATTCCCCTGTACTCGGTGAAGTGGGAAAAACCTTGTTGTATCTAAGATTCAAAGAACGAAAAAAAGCATTTTTCTTTGCGACGTTTTTTGTCCTGGCACTTTCTCATTTGTTTCTTTTTATCCATCGTAAAAAAGACAAATCTCCTCTTTGGTTTTCCTTACTTTGTATTTCATGGCTTGTTCGTATTTTACTCTTTGATCGAGTGTCTAGGGATTGGTTTGTGGCTTCCGATTGGCTTGAGATGTTCCAGATCCGTTTGGAATACATTGCTTTTTGTGGGATCCAAGTTTTTAGTCTTTTGTTTTTCTTTCAAAACCAAACAAACTTTTTTCCTCAAAAATACAAAAGGTATCTTTTGTTGCCAATTCTATTAGAATTTTTGGTAATTCTGACCACACCGTACGCTGTGTACACAAAACTTCTTATCTTCAGTCAAGCTTATATGGCTTTCATTCTTACCCTTGCGATGGTTGCTTCCTTTCGTTCTTGTTTAGAAAAGGAAACCAGATACATAGGAAGTATCATTTTGTTTGGGACATTCGTCATCCTTTCTGCAACAATTTATGACTCAGTTGTCTTTTTTAAACGATGGGATTTGCCCATGCTTACTGAACTAGGGTTTGCTATTTTTTGTATGTGCCTTGCCATCGTGATTTCCAAACAAAATGCACATACTTGGGAAACTGCCGAATACCTAACACTGAATTTACGAAAAGAAGTAGAATGGAAAACATTAGAATTAAAAAAAGAAAAAGAAAAAGCTGAAAAAACAGGAGAACTCAAGGATAAATTTATCTCCATCGTTTCTCATGACATTCGTTCTCCACTATTTGGAATTTCATCTGTTTTCAATTTGCTTACAGAATCTCCTCCTTCCCTTTCTCCAGAAAGAGCCAAACAAGTACTAGGTGAAGCATCTACTGGACTTAAAAATATCCTCAGTATGGTTGAGGAACTTATCAAATACTCAAGGTTCCAGAACGCATCTGTTTTTCCTGATTACCAACTTTTTGATTTTCGACAAATCACAGACCAACTGATCGAAAGAGTCCAAGAAATGGCTGGTCCAAAAAATATCACAATCATCACTCATATGGAAGAATCCTCCATTGGAATTGGAGATCCCAACCTAATCGAACATCTGATTTGGAATTTACTCACCAATGCAGTAAAATTCACAAAAGAATCGGGAACCGTTGAAATTTCTTTAACAGAATCCAATAAACATTGGAGTTTGAAGGTAATTGATACGGGGATTGGAATGCCTCCGTATTGGGCAGAACACATTCTAGAGGAAGGATTCCTGTTCGTTAGGAAAGGTACTGCGGATGAGATGGGAGCCGGTGTTGGGATTGCTTTTTGCAAAGAAGTGGCAGAACGTCATGGAGCCGAACTCATTGTTCGCTCGGAAGAAGACCATGGAACTTCCGTTGAGTTACTCCTTCCTAACTTTGAAAAGATTGTTTTGGTTTTGGATGACAATCCAGGTTATCGAAAACAAATCCGAAAGGTTTTAAAAGATCTACCTTGTATCCTTTGGGAAGAGGAATACCCAGACCATGCCCTCCTTTCCGTGGGCCGTTTGAAACCTGACCTCATCATCGTGGATTATTCCATGCCAGAAAAAACCGGACTCGATTTTTTACGTGATTTGTATTCCAACTCGGAAATGGAAGAAATTCGTTCTCTCCTTGTTTCCAGTTCCCATACAGATCCTAACACTGGTTATAAACTCGAAACAACGGTGATTGAAATCGGAGGAGATGCTTTTTTAACAAAAACATCTCCTGATGAAAAAATGGTAGAAGCAGTAAAACGATTGTTAGACCTAGAAGTTTAG
- a CDS encoding cyclic nucleotide-binding domain-containing protein has protein sequence MNTKVESLKKIYLFQKLNQDELLHIAEKIREVHLPPRNVLYDMGEDAESMYIVKYGTLQISTATSHGDDVNLITLGEGDHFGELPFFDDEKRSAKVEAKENSELYELRYADLHDMFSKNKEMELKFYKEVTHYYIRRLRKLTHDLAYARELRKRFA, from the coding sequence ATGAATACTAAAGTAGAGAGTCTCAAAAAAATATATCTCTTCCAAAAGTTAAACCAAGACGAACTGTTACACATTGCTGAAAAAATTCGGGAAGTCCACCTGCCTCCTAGAAATGTTTTGTATGATATGGGCGAAGATGCTGAGTCCATGTACATTGTGAAGTATGGAACTTTACAAATTTCCACAGCCACAAGCCACGGGGACGACGTGAACCTCATCACCCTCGGAGAAGGGGATCACTTTGGGGAATTGCCTTTTTTTGATGATGAAAAACGTTCCGCAAAAGTAGAAGCCAAAGAAAATTCCGAACTTTATGAACTCCGTTACGCTGATTTGCACGATATGTTTTCCAAAAACAAAGAAATGGAGCTTAAATTCTATAAAGAAGTGACCCATTATTACATCCGAAGACTCCGAAAGCTAACCCATGACCTGGCATATGCTCGGGAGCTTAGGAAACGATTCGCGTAA